GGTTTACGTTTATTCTTTTCGATCATTGCTTTTTTAGCCAAACCGTTCGCCTCCTTGTACTATTTTTGGAATGGCATTCCTAATTGTGCCAATAATTCTCTTGATTCTTCATCAGATTCTGCGGTAGTTACGATAACAACGTCTAACCCACGAACTTTATCAACTTCATCAAAGTCAATTTCTGGGAAGATTAATTGTTCACGAATACCCAAGGTGTAGTTACCACGTCCATCAAAGGAACGTTTACTAATTCCGCGGAAGTCACGAACACGAGGAAGTGAAACATTAATTAACTTGTCTAAGAAGTCATACATACGTTCACCACGTAAGGTAACTTTGGTACCAATAGGCATACCTTCACGTAAGCGGAAACCAGCGATTGATTTCTTCGCTTTGGTGATAATTGGTTTTTGACCAGAGATCTTGGTTAATTCTTCAACTGCATTTTCAAGATTTTTTGAGTTGGAGACAGCGTCGCCGACACCCATATTTAAAACAATCTTGTCAACTTTTGGCACTTGCATTGGAGAAGTATAGTTAAACTTTTCAATTAAAGCGTTCTTTACTTCGTTATTGTATTTTTCTTTTAAATGATTAGCCATAATCTGTTAGTTCCTCCTTCCTTGATTAATCTAAGGCTTTGCCAGATTTTTTAGCCACACGAACACGTTTGCCGTCACGTTCTTCAATGGCAACGCGGGTCTTTTCGTTGGTTTCTGGATCAATTAATTGGACATTTGATACATGAATCGCAGCTTCTTCTTCGATGATGCCGCCTTGTGGATTTGCTTGGGATGGACGTTGGTGTTTCTTCACTAAGTTTGCGCCTTCAACGAGCACGCGATCTTTCTTAGGGAAAGTTTTTAAAACTGTTCCTTGAACGCCTTTGTCTTTACCAGCAATAATTTCTACTTTATCACCTGTTTTAATACGCATCTTTTGGACACCTCTCTTTCAATATGATTAAAGTACTTCTGGAGCGAGTGAAATAATACGCATATAGTTGTTTTCACGTAATTCACGAGCTACTGGTCCAAAGATACGAGTTCCACGTGGTGTTTTGTCATCACGAATAATTACACAGGCATTTTCATCGAATTTGATGTATGAACCATCAGCACGACGTGTTCCACTCTTTGAGCGAACAATAACAGCTTTTACCACATCACCTTTTTTAACAACGCCACCGGGTGTAGCTTGTTTTACTGTACATACAATAACGTCACCGATGTTAGCTGTTTTACGACCTGAACCACCTAAAACGCTGACACATAGGACTTCACGTGCTCCTGAGTTATCAGCAACTTTCAAGCGACTTTCTGTTTGAATCATCTTCTAGTATCCTCCTTCCAGTTAGCGTTAAATAATAACTGATTTTTCAACAATTTCAACTAGACGGAAATATTTATCCTTAGATAGTGGACGGGTTTCCATAATTTTAACGGTGTCGCCTACTTTTGCTGAATTCTTTTCATCATGTACTTTATATTTCTTGGAATACGAAATACGTTTTTTGTATGTTGGATGGAATTTAAATGTGTCTACTTGGACAACGATCGTCTTATCCATTTTGTCGGAAACAACGCGTCCTTGTAGAACTTTACGGTGATTACGTTTTTCTGCCATTTCTTTAATATCCTCCTTTACTGATTAACGTTTTACGCGAGTTCTTGTTGACGCAATGCTGTTTTAATACGAGCAATTTGTTTACGAACTTGTTTAATACGCGCAGTATTTTCTAATTGACCGGTTGCCAATTGGAATCGTAAATTGAATAACTCTTGTTTGTATTCTTGTTCCTTTGCGTTTAATTCAGCCACGGAAAGATCTTTTAATTCAGAAAATTTATTCATTCGATTCACCACCTACATCACGTTTGACAATCTTACAACGAATTGGTAATTTGTGGGCGGCAAGACGTAGCGCTTCACGAGCAACTTCTTCAGGCACCCCTGCAATTTCAAATAAAATTTTTCCGCGTTTAACAGGAGCTACCCAGCCTTCTGGAGCACCTTTACCGGAACCCATACGAACACCAATGGCTTTGGCGGAGTATGGTTTGTGAGGGAAGATTTTAATCCATACTTTCCCTCCACGTTTCATATAACGTGTCATCGCGATACGGGCTGCTTCGATTTGGCGGTTGGTGATCCATTTAGAATCTAATGCTTGTAAGCCATATTCACCATAGGCGATTTCTTTACCGCCTTTAGCTTCTCCACGCATTTTTCCGCGGAACTCACGTCTATGTTTAACACGTTTAGGTACTAACACGATTATTCCTCCTCTTGATTATTAGTTGTTGGAAGAACTTCTCCACGGCAAATCCAAACTTTAACACCAATTTTACCATAGGTGGTGTCTGCTTCTACCCAGGCATAATCAATATCAGCACGTAGGGTATGTAGTGGAACAGTTCCTTCGTCTAATGCTTCGGTACGAGCCATATCAGCACCGTTTAAACGGCCAGATACTTGGACTTTGATACCTTGAGCGCCTGCTTTCATGGTGCGTTGAATGGCTTGTTTCATTGCACGACGGAAAGCGATACGGTTTTCTAATTGTTGAGCGATATTTTCGCCGACTAATTCTGCACTTAAGTCAGGTTGTTTAACTTCGATAACGTTGATGTGCACGCGTTTACCGGTTAATTGGTTAAGGTCTTTACGGAGTTTTTCAACTTCACTACCACCTTTACCGATTACCATACCTGGTTTTGCGGTATGCACATTGATGTTTACCTTGTTAGCTGCACGTTCAATTTCAACTTGTGAGATTGAAGCATCTTTTAGCGCGTCTTCAATATAACCACGGACAGCTAAGTCTTCATGTAACGTGTTGGCATAATCTTTTTCTTCAAACCAGCGTGCATCCCAGTCTTTAATGACCCCGATACGTAAACCGGTTGGATTAATTTTTTGACCCACTAATTACTCCTCCTCTGCTTCTTTTACCACAACGGTAATGTGGCTGGTGCGTTTATTGATACGTGAAGCTGCGCCTTTAGCACGTGGACGGAACCGTTTCATGGTTGGTCCTTCGTTCACATAGGCTTCACTGACATATAATTTAGTTACATCTAAGTCTGAATTGTGTTCTGCGTTAGCAACAGCTGACATTAACACCTTTTCAATCACAGGACTAGCTGCACGAGGGGTGTTTTTTAGAATAGCGATTGCTTCGCCAACGCTCTTGTTGCGAATTAAGTCAATTACTAAGCGCGCTTTACGGGCTGGAATTCTAACTGTTTTCGCAGTAGCTTTTGCAGATAAAACTTGTTCTGCCATTATTTATTTTCCTCCTCTCGCATTAACGACGTGTCTTCTTGTCGTCTGCAGCATGACCATGGTAAGTACGGGTAGGAACAAATTCACCTAATTTGTGTCCAACCATGTCTTCTTGAATATAAACTGGAACATGTTTACGTCCATCGTGAACAGCAATCGTTAAACCAATGAAGTTAGGAAAGATTGTTGAACGACGGGACCATGTTTTGATTACTTGTTTTTTATCGTTGTCTTGTTGTTCTTGAACCTTTTTCATTAAGTGTTCGTCACAAAAAGGTCCTTTTTTAATACTACGGCTCATTTACTCTGGCTCCTTTCGTCAAGATCTAGTTAGTTTAACGTTTCTTGCTACGGTGACGTACAATTAATTTATTGCTACGTGCGTTCTTATCACGAGTCTTAATACCACGAGCTGGTTTACCCCATGGGGTCATTTGAACCTTACGTCCGATTGGTGCACGACCTTCACCACCACCGTGTGGGTGATCGTTAGGGTTCATTACGGAACCACGAACAGTTGGGCGTTTACCTAACCAGCGACTACGTCCAGCTTTACCGCTGTTAATCAATTCGTGTTGTTCATTACCAACAGAACCAACAGTAGCCCGGCATGTACCTAAGATAAAACGTACTTCACCAGAGTTTAATTTTACTAGGACATATTTGTCTTCTTTACCTAAAACTTGAGCACTGGTACCAGCGGCACGAACTAATTGGCCACCCTTACCAGGTTTGGTTTCGATGTTGTGGATCACAGTACCAACTGGAATATTCTTAAGAGGTAAAGCATTACCTACTTTGATATCAGCGTCAGCACCAGATTGGATCCGGGTACCTACTTGTAAACCTTTAGGTGCGATGATGTAGGTTTTAACCCCGTCAGTATAATGGATTAATGCGATGTTAGCGGAACGGTTTGGATCGTATTCGATAGCTTTAACCACGCCTTCAACGTTATCTTTGTTACGTTTGAAGTCGATTAAACGGTAAGCTTGTTTGTGTCCACCACCATGGTGACGAACAGTGATACGACCTTGGTTGTTACGTCCAGCTCTTCTGGATTGTTTAGCTAATAAGCTTTTTTCAGGTGTTTTTTTGGTGATTTCGGAAAAATCGGAACCTGACATATTACGACGTCCGTTAGTTGTCGCTTTATAAACTTTAATCGCCACGTTAATTCCTCCTATTCTTCAGAATCTTCATCAGTTGTTGGGAAGATTTCAATTGATTGACCTTCAGCAACTTCGACAATGGCTTTGCGACGTTTGCGGGTATAACCTGCATAACGTCCCATACGTTTTAACTTGCCACGTACATTAAGGATGTTTACTTTAACAACTTTTACTTGGAAAAGTTCTTCAACAGCTTGTCTCACTTGAGTTTTGTTAGCGTCGGTAGCTACTTCAAAAGTGTACTTGTTGTCATCCATAGCTTCCATTGAAGCTTCAGTAATGATTGGGCGTAGAATAATATCTTGAGCACTCATTATGCAAGTACCTCCTCTACGTTAGAAAGAGCTGATTGAGTCATAAGCACTTTCACATGGTTTTCTAAGTCGTAAACGTTCACGTTATCTTCATCAACTACGGTAACATTGTTTAAGTTACGTGCAGATAAGTGGGCGTTAGTGTTGTCTTTATCAACTACCACTAAGACTTTTTCATTAACATTTAAGTTTTCGAGAATGTTTTTGAATTCTTTGGTCTTTGGTGCATCTAAGCTAAGTGCGTCAACAACCACTAAGTTGTCTTGGCTCACCTTACGTGATAATGCAGAACGTAAAGCTAAGCGACGTACCTTACGAGGTAACTTGTAGCTGTATGAACGTGGGGTAGGACCGAATGCGCGTCCACCACCAACCCATTGAGGAGCTCGGATAGAACCTTGACGAGCACGACCGGTTCCTTTTTGACGCCATGGTTTACGTCCACCACCACTAACAGCGGAACGGTTTTTCACTGAGTGGGTTCCTTGGCGACGGGAAGCGCGTTGCATCAAAATAACATCAAAGATTGCGGTTTCGTTTGGTTCAATAGCGAAGATGTCGTCTTTTACTTCGATTTCGCCGTTTTGTGAACCATCTTGTTTATATAAGTTGATTTTAGCCATTATTTTCTTCCTCCTTCCTCAATTATTCAGCTGATTTAGCAGCTGTCTTGATTTCAACAAGTGATTTCTTGGCACCTGGAACATTACCTTTCACTAAGATAACATTCTTGTCTGCCATCACTTTAACAATTTCTAAGTTTTGAATGGTTACAGTGTTGCCACCCATTTGTCCTGGTAAGTTTTTACCTTTGAAGACTTTGGAAGCATCTGAAGCCATACCCATTGATCCAGCAGCACGGTGGTAATGAGAACCGTGAGACATAGGACCACGTTGTTGACCATGACGTTTGATCGCGCCTTGGAAACCTTTACCTTTAGAGGTTCCAGTTACATCAACGATGTCGCCTTCTTGGAAAATATCCACCTTTACTTCGCTACCTACTTCGTATTCTCCTAGCTCAACATCTTTGAATTCGCGAATGAAGCGCTTAGGAGTAGTTTCTGCTTTTGCTACATGACCTTGTTCAGGTTTATTGGCAAGAACTTCACGTTTGTCGTCGAAACCTAATTGAACAGCTTCGTAACCATCGTTTTCCAAAGTTTTCACTTGTAAAACAACATTAGCTTGAGCTTCGATAACAGTAACTGGTACTAATTCGCCAGATTCAGTGAAGAACTGAGTCATACCTACTTTTTTACCTAAGATTCCTTTAGTCATGATTACACCTCCATAAAATTATTTTTTTAAAATTGGTTAACTAAATTAAAGTTTGATTTCGATGTCCACACCACTTGGTAAGTCGAGTTTCATTAAAGCGTCGACTGTCTTAGGTGTTGGGTTAACAATATCCACTAGGCGTTTGTGTGTACGCATTTCGAATTGTTCCCGTGAGTCTTTGTACTTGTGAGTTGCACGGATCACGGTGAAGATTGAGCGTTCAGTTGGTAGTGGGATTGGCCCTGCTACTTGTGCTCCTGTACGTTTAGCGGTTTCTACAATTTTTTGTGCGGATTGGTCTAACGCACGATGTTCATAAGCCTTTAAGCGGATACGAATTTTTTGTTTTGCCATTATATTTCCTCCTCGTCATAATTCTACGATTGACTAGCTCCATATGAAAGACCGGCTCCACCCTCTTGGCAAAGCTCCCGGGTGTGTCGCAACCTCATACTTCAAAGCTTGGGCTGTTTTGAATCCAGGGCATAGTAACCCCTGGAATTTACAGCACTCTTACAATTATACAGACATGTTGATGTGATATCAAGGGTTTTCGCTTACTTTTTTTAAAAAATCGCCAAAAATATTCATAAGGTCCCCTTTGTCTCCAAGCCTTCCCCCGTAGCTATAAGCATGAGTTAAATGGTCTAAGTGCCCACTGTATTGGTTGGGGAGCTTTCACTTAGATAGACAAAAAGAAACCGAGGCTTTCTATCTAATAAGACTCGGTTTCTCTTCTATTATATATATGTTCATTTTCGATGCTATTGAATGCCCTGATTATTAATGAAGGGATTCTTCATTAAAGATAACAACTGGCATGCCCACATAGGATTTAGCAAAGATGGTAGGCATGACATTGATTGAGGTATTGACACAGCCATAGGACCCTGCCATGTTGCGGTAGAGTTGCCCACCAAAGGCTGGTTGCCACTTAGCATCATGGATGCCTTCCGCATGGTAGTCAAAGGCCATCCAATAATCCACTGGTTGCTCGTAAGGGATTCCAGTGATTGGTGAATTGGCTCTTAGGATACTTGGTGACTCCATATTCCAAATTTCATTGGCACCCGGAATCGTTGGTGACTTGTCTTGGCCAGTAATCACATCGGTTTCCAGACTCAATTGTCCATTTTCATAGAGGAATAGTTTTTGGTTAGGGATATCAACTTCAATATAAGTATCCCCAAAGAAATTATCTACCTTATAGCCTTGGCCGGCAATACTTGGTTCAAAACTCTTATCCTCACCGGCTAAGACCGCTTGGGCCACTTCTTCTACAGCCCGGTCACGGTCAATATACCAGCCATAAATTCCAGGGAAAATGGTCACTGTCCCTGACATGGTCGACTTAAACTCATGTGGGTTTAATAAGCCCGACACTTTTTGGTTTAACTCTTGTAAGTAGTCAGAAATCTTAGAGCGGTTAACATCTAGAGAAGAATCTGCTTGAACAATCAGCCAGCTTTGAATGGTAGCGGGGTCAATCGGATAGTCTTTATCTTCGATATTAAGGGCTAGCTTCATCGAAGAAATCTTATTGAATTGCTCCATCTGCTTTTGTATTTCGGGATCATCGGACTTCACTTGAGGCTCTAAGTAAGCATCCTCCAACTTCACCTGATCTTGACCTTGGTCGATGGCTGTTTGAATCAATTGCCCTAATTTTTCCTTTGAAACTTGGTTTCCATTGCTTTCTTTTTTGATGCTTAATTGGTTATTGGCCTGGTCCACTACCACTTGGGCATTAGTGGGGGCTTGGCGCTCAGCATTATTAATCGCTAAGTCATTAACCAACCCTTTAAGAGCAGCTTCATTATCCTTACTTTCTTCAACTGCTAGGACGCCATGGTCTTGATTAAACCAAGCTAAAGGCCAAGTCCAAGCATTTTGTTGGGCTAAGACCTGTTCTAAGGAAGAACTGATATTAAATTGAATCCCAAGATCTTGGGGTTTGACTTCCTTAATCACTTGGTCTTTTTCCGTGACCTTAACCCCTAAGTTGGATAACTTGTCTTTGAGGCGACTTTCTGCCTCTTCCGGGCTTTGGTGGCTAATATCTGTTGCAGCCATCACCGTTTCTGGCAGGAAGTGTCCTTGATAATAGTAGCTCCCTCCTAAATAGACCAGTGCTAAGACACTGATCACCGTTACCAGAGCAATTAAAAAGCCCTTTTTTCCATTATGCTTACTAGCCATATCTTTTCCTCCCCGACAAGTTGCTTTCGTTTTCCACTAACAATTTGTCTTAATTTAGTAAATAACTATTAATAAAATACCGACAATTACCTGTTTTGTAAACCATTTAGTTCTAAAATTATTTTTAAAATAAAAAAAGGTAAGTTGTAAAATGAAGTGCATAAAAAAGGACGACACAAAAACAGTGAGGCTCTATACTTAAAAGCGTCTAAACCCAAGTAAAGGAGCACTCACTGGCTATGAAACATTCTAACACGAAACCAAGATCATATGCACACCTTTCTGCAGAAAAACGCGGAATCATTCAAGCAATGCACCGTGAAGGAAATAAACAGAAAGAGATTGCTAACGCCATCGGCGTTAATCAAAGCACCATATCTCGTGAATTAAAACGTGGAAAAACGCGTCAAATGACCTACGATCATCAATATGTTGATGTCTATTTAGCAGAGACTGGCTCGCGTGTTTATAAAGAAAATCGGTTAAATTCAAAGGCCAGAGGCGCTTTGTTCGGAAAGTCTACTTTCATAAAAGCCTTTGAAGAAGCCTTGCTTACGCCTAAAAAAGATCGTGTTTTCAGTGTTGATACGTTCATTCATAAGTATCGTAGAGAGCATCCTTTAGAAATCGTTCCTTGCACCAAAACCATGTATAAATATATCAACCTTGGTTTATTAAGAGTGAAAAATATTGATCTTCCTATGAAAACACGGATTCGCCCGAGAAAGCAATCAAGTGAGCCACGTGGGATAAATAAAAAGTTATTCGGAAAGAGTATTGATCAACGATGTCCAGACGTTCTTTTTAGAGAGGAATTTGGCCATTGGGAGCTTGACCTCGTGATAGGAAAAAAGACTAAGGGAGAGCCATGTATTATTACTCTAGTTGAGAGGAAAACGAGAAAACTTCTCACCAAGAAGACCTGGAGGTGGGATGCAGGCTCTATTGTGAAATCGATTAAAAAGATGATTCTCAAAGAGGGGCAAGCCTGTTTTAAAACCTTAACGACCGATAACGGTAGTGAATTTTCTAAACTATCTCATCTTGAATATGCTCTGAAGAATTTGGAAGTCTTTTTCGCTCATGCCTATTCTGCTTGGGAAAAAGGCAGTAATGAGAGACATAATCGCATGTTAAGAGAATACTTGCCCAAAGGGACAAGTTTTAAAAAGCTGACGTACCAGGAATTAGCACACTACACGAATACCATAAACAATCGCTTTAGAAAGATCTTAGATTATCAAACTCCCAATGATTGTTATAACATGGAAGTTGCGAAACTTCAGGAAACCCTTAGAGAAGCAGGCTAAAATGCTTAATAAAGCATAGAGATTCAGGCTGGGCCAGTCAAGGTCCGCTACGCTCTCTACCTTGACAACCCCAGCCTGAACCTCTAAATAATAATCAAGCACTTTAAGCCTAAGAAAATGGACCAAGAATTATTGACTTTATCAGCTTTTTAGCTATTTTGCATGAAACTGGGATTTTTGAATTTAAATATGCATTTGATATTGCAATTTACATAAAATAAAAAAAGAGCTCGGATGAGCTCTTTTTCTTGGCATGTTCTAAAAATTAAAGAATTTCAGAAACAACACCGGCACCAACAGTGTGTCCACCTTCACGGATTGAGAAGTTAGTACCTTCTTCAATAGCGATTGGGTGAATTAATTTAACTTCCATAGTAACGTTGTCACCAGGCATTACCATTGGTGTGTCTTCTGGCAAGATAACTTCACCGGTAATGTCAGTTGTACGGAAGTAGAATTGTGGACGGTAGTTGTTCATGAATGGGGTGTGACGTCCACCTTCTTCTTTAGTTAAAACATAAACTTCAGCTTTGAATTCGGTATGTGGAGTAATGGTACCTGGTTCAGCTAAAACTTGACCACGTTCGATGTTTTCACGGGTAATACCACGTAATAAGGCACCAACGTTGTCACCTGCTTCAGCGTAGTCAAGTGTTTTACGGAACATTTCAAGACCGGTAACAGTTGTTTTTTCAGGTTTGTCAGCTAAACCAACGATTTCAACTTCTTTACCAACTTCGATCTTACCACGTTCAACACGACCAGTAGCAACGGTACCACGACCGGTAATTGAGAATACGTCTTCAACTGGCATCATGAATGGTTTGTCAGTGTCACGTTCTGGAGTTGGGATGTATTCGTCAACAGCTTCCATTAAGTCTAAGATAGCTTGTTCAGCATCTGCGTCGCCTTCAAGAGCTTTTAATGCAGAACCTTTAATTACAGGAACGTCATCTCCTGGGAAACCATATTCACTTAATAAGTCACGAACTTCAAGTTCAACTAATTCAAGTAATTCTTCGTCGTCAACCATATCACATTTGTTTAAGAATACAACGAAGTAAGGAACCCCAACTTGACGAGCAAGTAAGATGTGTTCACGAGTTTGAGCCATAGGACCGTCAGTTGCGGCAACAACTAAGATCGCACCGTCCATTTGAGCAGCACCGGTGATCATGTTCTTAACGTAGTCCGCGTGGCCTGGGCAGTCAACGTGAGCGTAGTGACGGTTAGCTGTTTCGTATTCGATGTGAGAAGTGTTAATAGTAATCCCACGTTCTTGTTCTTCAGGTGCGTTATCGATCGCAGCGTAGTCTTTAGCTTCACCGAAACCATTCTTAGCTAAAACAGTAGCGATAGCTGCTGATAAAGTGGTTTTACCGTGGTCAACGTGACCTAAAGTACCGATATTTACGTGTGGTTTACTACGATCAAAATGTTCTTTTGCCATTGTATAATTTTCCTCCTAAAAGTTAACACTAAATTTCTATCTTATGTATATAGATTCAGTAGTTTAATTATATGAGATAGGCCTTGATAAAGTCAAGGACTCTACCTCATCTTTCCTTGATTTTTAAGCCTTTAGACTAATCTTCAGAACCTTTACCATATTTGGCAATGATTTCTTCACTGACAGATTTTGGAACAGGTTCATAGTGGTCAAAGGTCATGGTAAATGTCCCACGTCCTTGGGTTGCTGAACGTAAGGTCGTTGCATACCCAAACATTTCAGATAGTGGCACAAATGAGTGTAAGGTTAAAGCGTTACCGCGTGGTTCTTGTCCTTCGATACGTCCACGACGTGCGGAAACATGTCCCATAACATCGCCTAGGTAGTCTTCAGGAACAACAATGTCAACCTTCATCACAGGTTCAAGGATTACTGCGCCAGCATCTTTAGCTGCATTACGTAATGCAAGAGAAGCGGCAACCTTGAAGGCTGCTTCACTGGAGTCGACATCGTGGTAAGAACCATCATATAGCTTAGCCTTCACGTCAACTAATGGGAAGCCTGCTAGGACACCATTTTCCATAGCGTCTTTCAAACCAGCTTCAACTGAAGGGATGTATTCACGAGGAACAACCCCACCAACGATAGCGTCTTCGAATTCGAAACCGGCACCTTCTTCGTTAGGGGTAAATTCGATCCATACGTCCCCGTATTGCCCTTTACCACCAGATTGACGAACAAACTTACCTTGGGCTTGTGTTTGTTTAGTGAAGGTTTCACGGTAAGACACTTGAGGAGCACCAACAGTTGCTTCAACGTTGAATTCACGTTTCAAACGGTCAACGATAATGTCTAAGTGCAACTCACCCATACCGGCAATAATGGTTTGACCAGTTTCATGGTCGGTACTTGCACGGAAGGTTGGG
This genomic stretch from Aerococcus mictus harbors:
- the tuf gene encoding elongation factor Tu, which codes for MAKEHFDRSKPHVNIGTLGHVDHGKTTLSAAIATVLAKNGFGEAKDYAAIDNAPEEQERGITINTSHIEYETANRHYAHVDCPGHADYVKNMITGAAQMDGAILVVAATDGPMAQTREHILLARQVGVPYFVVFLNKCDMVDDEELLELVELEVRDLLSEYGFPGDDVPVIKGSALKALEGDADAEQAILDLMEAVDEYIPTPERDTDKPFMMPVEDVFSITGRGTVATGRVERGKIEVGKEVEIVGLADKPEKTTVTGLEMFRKTLDYAEAGDNVGALLRGITRENIERGQVLAEPGTITPHTEFKAEVYVLTKEEGGRHTPFMNNYRPQFYFRTTDITGEVILPEDTPMVMPGDNVTMEVKLIHPIAIEEGTNFSIREGGHTVGAGVVSEIL